In Candidatus Manganitrophus noduliformans, the following proteins share a genomic window:
- a CDS encoding tetratricopeptide repeat protein, with protein sequence MFFRVFVIGFFFAAFISGCVRPPTRTIQTDDQGWAELVEGIRSFEASRYSEAKQRFLRIIASYPGSPLLSEAQWLLARTYDAAGEKPEAIRELRLFLRNYPKSLHEEEARFLLSRLDQPDQKIVAVIWSPLSGWEMEDYLRAFRRRANAVIIPVFNNSPGRSGVFFQASGAPVLADRLREWTETARRVGFRVVAVLPIREMRWATQARPEWRDIRYDPNKQDLHSIEKLDLFNTEVKEMVLDLYRDLARYPIDGVYISDLSYGSEEGWTPSAIRLYESLFSESIDPGSVAAGSVGRTRDGRGSQFWHWIGWRSRFLSDFVKDLQTEIRLHRPDMLWGAVFPEIVLTHPVKGLAETSVDLLDIKRAENDIHLIFPQSAPGGVAHLADTMSKYAIRPEDVWLQPTSNDRALLSEVMRSPFQGIILPSP encoded by the coding sequence ATGTTCTTTCGCGTTTTTGTGATCGGGTTTTTTTTCGCGGCCTTTATCTCGGGGTGTGTCCGGCCGCCGACCCGGACTATTCAGACCGATGACCAGGGGTGGGCTGAACTGGTCGAGGGGATTCGTTCTTTTGAAGCGAGCCGTTATTCGGAAGCGAAGCAACGGTTTTTGAGGATCATCGCGTCGTATCCCGGCTCTCCGCTTTTGAGTGAAGCGCAGTGGCTGTTGGCCAGGACATACGATGCGGCGGGTGAGAAGCCGGAGGCGATTCGAGAACTTCGACTTTTTCTGAGGAATTACCCGAAGAGCCTACACGAAGAGGAGGCGCGCTTTCTCCTCTCCCGGCTCGATCAGCCGGACCAAAAGATCGTCGCGGTGATCTGGTCTCCCTTGTCCGGATGGGAGATGGAAGATTATCTCCGGGCGTTTCGGAGAAGGGCGAATGCGGTCATTATCCCGGTTTTCAATAATTCGCCCGGAAGGAGCGGCGTTTTCTTTCAAGCTTCAGGCGCTCCTGTGTTGGCCGATCGGCTTCGCGAATGGACGGAGACGGCCCGTCGGGTGGGATTTCGCGTCGTGGCAGTCTTGCCGATCCGGGAAATGCGCTGGGCGACGCAGGCCCGTCCGGAGTGGCGTGATATCAGATATGATCCGAATAAACAAGATCTCCATTCCATCGAAAAACTCGATTTGTTCAACACGGAAGTGAAGGAAATGGTATTGGACCTCTATCGGGATCTGGCGCGTTATCCGATCGACGGCGTTTATATCAGCGATTTATCGTACGGCTCCGAAGAGGGGTGGACCCCTTCCGCCATTCGCCTTTATGAGAGCCTGTTTTCCGAATCGATCGATCCCGGCTCTGTGGCGGCCGGATCGGTCGGGCGCACGAGGGATGGACGAGGATCTCAATTCTGGCATTGGATCGGTTGGAGGAGCCGTTTTTTGAGCGACTTTGTAAAGGATCTCCAGACGGAAATTCGGCTGCATCGGCCCGACATGTTGTGGGGAGCCGTTTTTCCTGAAATCGTCCTCACCCATCCCGTAAAAGGCCTTGCGGAGACCTCCGTCGATCTGCTCGATATCAAACGGGCTGAGAACGACATCCACCTGATTTTCCCGCAGTCGGCTCCCGGAGGGGTGGCGCATCTCGCCGATACAATGTCGAAATATGCGATTCGGCCGGAAGACGTATGGCTGCAACCGACCTCGAACGATCGCGCGTTGCTCTCTGAAGTGATGAGATCCCCTTTCCAGGGGATCATCCTTCCAAGTCCTTGA
- a CDS encoding lipoate--protein ligase family protein, with protein MNSKTTWRLLSHLPQPPEMNMAIDEAIATAFSKGQVPPTLRLYSWAVPSVSFGSFQKWEPEWDALAAGGALHFVRRMTGGRALLHDRELTYSVVASTKDPLFAGGIKETFYTIAKGLLAGLESLGVEAEVYAPPRSQRLERPSNSLCFASTSWYEITAQGKKLIGSAQRRWTKHFLQHGSLILKKGSDRRFSSENQISLDALLPLLPDDETLFAAMKGGFESALSINLEMGSLTPEEEEVAARLVKEKYGNPAWTLRRETP; from the coding sequence ATGAACTCCAAGACGACATGGCGGCTGCTCTCTCATTTACCTCAGCCGCCCGAGATGAACATGGCGATCGATGAGGCGATCGCGACCGCCTTTTCGAAAGGTCAGGTCCCGCCGACCCTCCGTCTCTACAGCTGGGCCGTTCCCTCCGTTTCGTTCGGCTCCTTTCAGAAGTGGGAGCCGGAATGGGATGCGCTCGCGGCGGGCGGGGCGCTCCACTTCGTCCGGCGGATGACGGGGGGCCGGGCGCTTCTTCATGATCGGGAGTTGACCTACTCCGTTGTCGCCTCCACGAAAGATCCGCTCTTTGCCGGAGGGATCAAGGAAACTTTTTATACGATTGCGAAAGGGCTCTTGGCCGGATTGGAATCGCTCGGCGTCGAGGCCGAAGTGTATGCCCCTCCCCGCTCGCAGCGACTCGAACGACCCTCGAATTCCCTCTGTTTTGCTTCGACCTCCTGGTACGAAATCACCGCCCAAGGAAAAAAGCTGATCGGAAGCGCGCAGCGGCGATGGACGAAACATTTTCTGCAACATGGATCGTTGATCTTGAAGAAAGGATCGGACCGGCGTTTCTCCTCCGAAAATCAGATCAGTCTTGATGCGCTTCTTCCTCTCCTGCCCGACGATGAAACCCTGTTTGCGGCGATGAAGGGAGGGTTCGAATCGGCTCTCTCAATCAATCTGGAGATGGGAAGCCTCACCCCGGAGGAAGAAGAAGTCGCCGCCCGCCTCGTCAAAGAAAAGTATGGAAATCCCGCCTGGACCCTTCGGAGAGAAACCCCTTAG
- a CDS encoding ferritin-like domain-containing protein, whose amino-acid sequence MGRLGQQLVRDDRKALIEALTRAYADEWYAHYNYFFVSKTISGPDSPAVSQVLRRKSDRALIHAERLAERIIALGGAPVPKLTDLSKDATDKPFKLPDNVRDIDGALKAVLDAERTSIRTYRALSEKIREKDSVTQALAVELFREAVEGEEEIERLLGEPAPEMDGR is encoded by the coding sequence ATGGGGAGATTGGGACAACAGCTTGTCCGGGACGACCGAAAGGCATTGATTGAAGCGCTGACCCGGGCGTATGCCGATGAATGGTATGCGCACTATAACTATTTCTTCGTTTCCAAGACGATCAGCGGCCCCGATTCTCCGGCGGTGAGTCAGGTTCTGCGACGAAAGTCGGATCGGGCCTTGATTCACGCCGAACGGCTGGCGGAGCGGATCATCGCATTGGGAGGAGCGCCGGTGCCGAAACTGACCGATCTTTCGAAGGATGCGACCGATAAGCCGTTTAAACTGCCGGACAATGTGCGCGATATCGATGGCGCCCTGAAGGCGGTCCTCGATGCGGAGCGGACGAGCATCCGGACCTATCGGGCGTTATCCGAAAAGATCAGAGAGAAAGATTCGGTGACGCAGGCGTTGGCTGTGGAGTTATTTCGAGAAGCGGTCGAAGGAGAAGAGGAGATCGAACGGCTTCTCGGAGAGCCTGCGCCGGAAATGGATGGGAGATAA
- a CDS encoding VIT1/CCC1 transporter family protein → MQNTEYVSPEFARQLILDELFDLSLYKRFREISGPELHPTLDELIKVESGHLGFWQELFNVEISELNFARRLKLEMIVLVCRLFGAPAIDLILEAIEVYGIRKYLTLWKQNKDNPMGKAVQGILKDEFEHEDVIVGRLKDRIINPDRIRNIFLGLNDGMVEILGAVAGFFASFGQNALVLLAGLTTAVAGSLSMAAGAYVAVSSENEVRRTQEEKARFLEGGTGEEPRTEPAIRSAAIVGVSYFIGASFPLLPVIFGAHTALWSILTAGTIIILVSMALAFLSGMDVKRRALTNLVIITVAAGVTYLIGMMVRNLLGIEI, encoded by the coding sequence ATGCAAAACACCGAATATGTGAGTCCGGAATTCGCCCGGCAGCTGATTCTCGATGAGCTGTTCGATTTGTCGCTCTACAAAAGGTTCCGGGAGATCTCCGGGCCCGAATTGCATCCGACCCTCGACGAGCTGATCAAGGTCGAGAGCGGACACCTCGGCTTCTGGCAGGAGCTCTTCAACGTCGAGATTTCGGAGCTCAACTTCGCGCGGCGGCTCAAGCTGGAGATGATCGTCCTCGTCTGCCGTCTCTTCGGGGCGCCCGCCATCGACCTGATCCTGGAGGCGATCGAGGTCTACGGCATCCGCAAATACCTGACCCTCTGGAAACAGAACAAAGACAACCCGATGGGAAAGGCGGTCCAAGGGATCTTGAAAGACGAATTCGAACATGAAGATGTGATCGTCGGCCGGCTGAAAGACCGCATCATCAACCCCGACCGGATCCGGAACATCTTTCTCGGATTGAACGATGGAATGGTCGAGATCCTCGGCGCGGTGGCCGGCTTTTTTGCGAGCTTCGGTCAGAACGCCTTGGTCCTGCTGGCGGGACTGACGACCGCCGTCGCGGGATCGCTCTCGATGGCCGCCGGCGCCTACGTCGCGGTCAGCTCCGAAAACGAGGTGCGGCGGACCCAGGAAGAGAAGGCGCGTTTTTTGGAAGGAGGGACCGGCGAGGAACCCCGGACGGAGCCGGCGATTCGGTCGGCCGCGATCGTCGGCGTCAGCTACTTTATCGGCGCGTCGTTCCCATTGCTTCCGGTGATCTTCGGCGCCCACACGGCGCTCTGGTCGATCCTCACCGCCGGAACCATCATCATTCTCGTCTCGATGGCCCTGGCTTTCCTCTCCGGGATGGACGTGAAACGGCGGGCGCTGACGAATCTGGTGATCATCACCGTCGCCGCCGGGGTCACCTACCTGATCGGAATGATGGTTCGGAATCTGTTGGGAATCGAGATCTAA
- a CDS encoding efflux RND transporter permease subunit, producing MYLPEISIRRPVLATVMSLVLTLLGVISYTRLSVREYPKIDPPVVSVRTVYPGASAEIIESQITRPIESALAGIEGIKTMKSISREEVSQITIEFVLNRDPDAAANDVRDRVARGRATIPEEALESIVQKIEADAQAVMWIAFSSDRHTPLEITDYADRFVKDRLQTLDGVATVIIGGERRYAMRIWLDRDRLAAFQLTPRDVEMALRAQNVDVPSGRIESRFREFTVLTETDLKTPDEFNRLILREVNGYPVRLSDVGYAEVGAEDDRNAVRVNGNPAVGLGIVKQSTANTLEVAEGIKAELPNISAGLPEGMRLQVAFDSSVFIDKSINAVYRTIAEAMVLVVLVIFFFLRSFRATLIPSIAIPVSLIGAFLFMYIMGFSVNILTLLALVLAIGLVVDDAIVMMENIYRRIEGGMPRRQAALEGSREIAFAVVVMTITLSAVFVPLAFITGTTGRLFIEFALTVAGAVLVSGFVALTLTPMLSGRILKHQAQQGRFYTVTERWFEAMNNGYRRLLAGSLRARGLVVLLGLIFAGASVLLFMSLKSELAPLEDRGTIIGVMIAPEGSTMAYTDKYARQVEEFYSNVPEIKTYFMVIAPGLERPNPVNSALSFVSLKPWEERTRKQQEIAAALGPKMFGLPGVLSFPVNPPSLGQNFRNPPVQFVIQANSYEELQTLTDRLMEKMRANPGLANIDSDLKLNKPQLNVTINRDKAADVGVGVDEIGRTLQTLLGGLQVTRYKEQGEQYDVIIKLADKDRTNPADLTSIFVRGKDQQLVQLSNLVQVKETVAPKELNHFNRLRSATISANLASTYSLGEAIEFLEKSAAEILPATAKADLDGQSREFREAGASLYFAFVLALVFIYLVLAAQFESFIDPFVIMLSVPLAVTGALLSLWLTGGTLNVYSQIGMVMLIGLVTKNGILIVEFANQIQEQGKELQEAVIEASVLRLRPILMTAITAVLAAVPLALAKGAGAESRQQIGWVVVGGMSLGTLLTLFIIPTAYTFFAKKRQAEETEEVRTSPELVHADRG from the coding sequence ATGTATTTGCCCGAGATATCGATTCGCCGTCCCGTCCTCGCGACGGTGATGAGCCTGGTCCTCACCCTGCTCGGCGTCATCTCCTACACGCGCCTCTCCGTCCGGGAATATCCGAAGATCGACCCGCCGGTCGTCTCGGTCCGGACCGTTTACCCCGGTGCTTCCGCCGAGATTATCGAAAGCCAGATCACCCGGCCGATCGAAAGCGCCCTGGCGGGGATCGAGGGGATCAAGACGATGAAGTCGATCAGCCGGGAGGAGGTCAGCCAGATTACGATCGAGTTTGTCCTGAACCGCGATCCCGACGCGGCGGCGAACGATGTGCGCGACCGGGTCGCGCGCGGACGGGCGACCATTCCGGAGGAGGCGCTGGAGTCGATTGTCCAAAAGATCGAAGCCGACGCCCAAGCGGTGATGTGGATCGCCTTCTCCAGCGATCGGCATACCCCGCTGGAGATCACCGACTATGCCGATCGTTTTGTGAAAGACCGTCTTCAGACGCTCGACGGGGTGGCGACCGTCATCATCGGCGGCGAGCGCCGCTACGCCATGCGGATCTGGCTTGACCGGGACCGCCTGGCGGCGTTTCAATTGACCCCGCGTGATGTCGAGATGGCCCTCCGCGCGCAGAATGTCGATGTGCCGTCGGGCCGGATCGAAAGCCGGTTCCGCGAATTTACGGTCTTGACCGAGACCGACTTGAAGACGCCGGATGAATTCAACCGGCTGATTCTTCGGGAGGTCAACGGTTATCCGGTCCGCTTGAGCGATGTCGGCTATGCCGAAGTCGGCGCGGAGGACGACCGGAACGCGGTCCGGGTCAACGGCAACCCGGCGGTCGGCCTGGGAATCGTAAAACAATCGACCGCCAACACCCTGGAAGTCGCCGAGGGGATCAAGGCGGAGCTGCCGAATATCAGCGCGGGGCTTCCGGAGGGGATGCGGTTGCAGGTCGCCTTCGACAGCTCGGTCTTCATCGACAAGTCGATCAACGCCGTCTACCGGACGATTGCGGAGGCGATGGTTTTGGTGGTCCTGGTGATTTTCTTCTTCCTCCGGTCGTTCCGGGCGACCCTGATCCCGTCGATCGCCATTCCCGTCTCGCTGATCGGCGCTTTCCTTTTTATGTACATCATGGGGTTTTCGGTCAATATCTTGACGCTGCTGGCGCTGGTGCTGGCGATCGGTCTGGTGGTCGACGACGCCATCGTGATGATGGAGAATATCTACCGCCGGATCGAGGGGGGGATGCCGCGGCGTCAGGCGGCGCTCGAGGGGAGCCGCGAGATCGCCTTTGCCGTGGTCGTCATGACGATCACCCTTTCGGCCGTCTTCGTTCCGCTGGCGTTTATCACCGGCACCACCGGAAGGCTCTTCATCGAGTTCGCCCTGACCGTGGCGGGGGCAGTCCTTGTCTCCGGTTTTGTCGCGCTGACCCTCACCCCGATGTTGTCGGGAAGAATCTTAAAGCATCAGGCGCAGCAGGGCCGGTTCTACACCGTCACCGAGCGCTGGTTTGAGGCGATGAATAACGGCTATCGAAGGCTCCTGGCCGGGTCGTTGAGGGCGCGGGGGTTGGTGGTCTTGCTCGGGTTGATCTTCGCGGGGGCGAGCGTTCTCCTCTTCATGTCGCTCAAATCGGAATTGGCGCCGCTCGAAGACCGCGGGACGATTATCGGGGTGATGATCGCTCCGGAAGGTTCGACGATGGCCTACACCGACAAGTATGCCCGGCAGGTGGAGGAATTCTATTCCAACGTCCCCGAGATCAAGACGTACTTTATGGTGATCGCCCCCGGTCTGGAGCGGCCGAACCCGGTCAATTCGGCCCTCTCGTTCGTCAGCCTGAAGCCGTGGGAGGAGCGGACGCGGAAGCAGCAGGAGATCGCCGCCGCGCTGGGGCCGAAGATGTTCGGCCTGCCGGGGGTGTTGTCGTTTCCGGTCAATCCCCCTTCTCTCGGGCAGAACTTCCGGAATCCCCCGGTGCAATTCGTCATTCAGGCGAATTCTTATGAGGAGCTTCAAACGCTGACCGATCGGCTGATGGAGAAAATGCGCGCCAACCCGGGCCTCGCCAACATCGACAGCGACCTGAAGCTCAACAAGCCGCAATTAAACGTCACGATCAACCGCGACAAAGCGGCCGACGTCGGGGTGGGGGTCGACGAGATCGGCCGGACCCTTCAGACCCTCCTCGGCGGGCTCCAGGTGACCCGCTACAAGGAGCAGGGGGAGCAATATGATGTCATTATCAAGCTGGCCGACAAGGACCGGACCAATCCGGCCGATCTGACCTCGATTTTCGTCCGGGGAAAGGATCAGCAGTTGGTGCAGCTCTCGAATCTGGTTCAGGTGAAAGAGACGGTCGCTCCCAAAGAGCTCAACCACTTCAATCGGCTTCGCTCCGCGACGATCTCCGCCAATCTGGCCTCCACTTATTCCTTGGGGGAGGCGATCGAATTTCTGGAAAAATCGGCGGCCGAGATCCTCCCGGCGACGGCGAAGGCCGATCTCGACGGCCAATCGCGGGAGTTCAGGGAGGCGGGGGCGAGCCTCTACTTTGCCTTCGTCCTTGCCCTGGTCTTCATTTATTTGGTTCTGGCGGCGCAGTTCGAGAGCTTTATCGATCCGTTCGTCATCATGCTCTCGGTGCCGCTGGCGGTGACCGGGGCGCTGCTGTCGCTCTGGCTTACCGGGGGGACGCTGAATGTCTACAGCCAGATCGGAATGGTGATGCTGATCGGCCTGGTGACCAAGAACGGGATCCTGATCGTCGAGTTTGCCAACCAGATTCAGGAGCAGGGAAAAGAGCTGCAGGAGGCGGTGATCGAGGCGTCGGTCCTCCGGCTGCGTCCGATCTTGATGACGGCGATCACCGCGGTCCTCGCCGCGGTCCCGTTGGCGCTGGCGAAGGGGGCGGGGGCGGAGAGCCGCCAGCAGATCGGGTGGGTCGTCGTCGGCGGGATGAGCCTGGGGACGCTGCTGACCCTCTTCATCATTCCGACGGCATATACCTTTTTTGCGAAAAAACGGCAGGCGGAGGAGACGGAAGAGGTTCGAACGTCGCCCGAACTTGTCCATGCCGATCGGGGTTAA
- a CDS encoding helix-hairpin-helix domain-containing protein has product MEKVDLNSAAVEIIETLPAVGPKLAQEIVRYREERGPFQKVEDLLDVKGIGPKKLSRLAPYLIFGSNDEQ; this is encoded by the coding sequence GTGGAGAAAGTGGATCTGAACAGCGCCGCTGTCGAGATCATTGAAACGCTTCCCGCCGTCGGGCCGAAATTAGCCCAAGAAATTGTTCGATACCGCGAAGAGCGGGGGCCCTTTCAAAAGGTGGAGGATCTTCTTGATGTGAAGGGGATCGGGCCTAAGAAATTAAGTCGACTAGCGCCTTACCTTATATTTGGATCCAATGACGAACAGTGA
- the tyrS gene encoding tyrosine--tRNA ligase, with protein sequence MTNSEKEPNEIDPSWQLLFRGAVEVIQKNELIEKLKKSKADGRPLRIKAGFDPTAPDLHLGHTVLFQKMKQFQDLGHEVIFLIGDFTGMIGDPSGRSETRKQLTREQVLQNAETYKAQIFKVLDPKKTTIRFNSEWFGTMNAEGLIRLASQYTVARILERDDFQKRYQQLQPIGIHEFLYPLIQGYDSIALKADVELGGTDQKFNLLVGRELQKIEGQPQQVVMTMPLLEGTDGVRKMSKSYGNYIALEDPPAEMFGKVMSIRDELMYRYYELLTDMSLDEVRILHPMEAKLKLAFLIVERFHGAQRAQEGRDQFDATVGRKGREGTLLECRVAAGRQRLVDLIYSQGWAPSKSEARRLIQQGAVELDGEKIADPNYELVVEDGRRHDIKVGKKIKCFLIGG encoded by the coding sequence ATGACGAACAGTGAAAAAGAGCCGAATGAAATCGACCCGTCGTGGCAGCTTCTCTTCCGTGGGGCGGTCGAGGTCATTCAAAAAAACGAGCTGATTGAGAAGCTGAAAAAGTCGAAAGCCGACGGGCGTCCGCTCCGAATCAAGGCCGGATTCGATCCGACGGCGCCCGATCTTCATCTGGGGCATACGGTTTTATTTCAGAAGATGAAGCAGTTTCAAGATTTAGGACATGAGGTCATTTTCTTAATCGGTGACTTTACCGGAATGATCGGGGACCCAAGCGGACGGTCCGAGACGCGAAAACAGTTGACCCGAGAACAGGTGCTCCAAAATGCGGAGACCTATAAAGCTCAAATCTTCAAGGTGCTCGACCCGAAGAAAACCACGATTCGTTTTAACAGCGAGTGGTTTGGGACGATGAACGCGGAAGGGCTGATCCGATTGGCCTCGCAGTACACCGTTGCGCGGATACTTGAACGGGATGATTTCCAGAAAAGATACCAGCAGCTGCAGCCGATCGGCATTCATGAATTCTTGTATCCGCTGATTCAGGGGTATGATTCCATCGCGTTGAAGGCCGATGTCGAGCTTGGCGGGACCGATCAAAAGTTTAATCTCCTGGTCGGACGGGAGTTGCAAAAAATCGAAGGCCAACCGCAACAGGTCGTCATGACGATGCCGCTTCTGGAAGGAACGGACGGGGTCCGTAAGATGAGCAAGAGTTATGGGAATTACATTGCGCTCGAAGATCCTCCGGCCGAGATGTTCGGAAAGGTCATGTCGATCCGAGATGAATTGATGTATCGATATTATGAGCTTTTGACGGACATGTCCCTTGATGAGGTCCGAATACTCCATCCGATGGAGGCCAAGCTGAAATTGGCTTTCCTGATAGTAGAACGATTTCATGGCGCTCAGAGAGCACAAGAGGGGAGAGATCAATTTGATGCCACCGTCGGAAGAAAGGGTCGAGAAGGGACTCTTCTCGAATGCAGGGTTGCGGCAGGGCGACAACGATTGGTCGATCTAATCTATTCCCAAGGATGGGCGCCGAGCAAGAGCGAAGCGCGAAGGCTCATTCAACAGGGAGCCGTTGAGCTGGATGGAGAAAAGATTGCGGATCCGAATTACGAACTTGTTGTTGAGGATGGGCGTCGGCATGATATAAAGGTGGGAAAGAAAATCAAATGTTTCTTAATTGGGGGTTGA
- a CDS encoding efflux RND transporter periplasmic adaptor subunit: MKHRVRWSGILKKMGAFLTVFLIFAGCGEGGKSDAKPPQAAPAAGPPAMPVEAARVQTGTGRLEVTAVGSLEANESTVIRSEIAGRITAIRFKEGERATKGSVLLTINSEEFQAQLNQIKAVVELNKMNFERAKQLRPEGLIAERAYDEAESRLKESEASLSLAQVRLDKSILRAPFSGQLGLRQVSPGDFVQPGQAIVNLEDTDSIKVDFRVPEIYLNRIEDGQSLQVGVDVYPNRLFEGKIYAIDSRIDNATRTVLVRARVPNPAGVLRPGMFARVTLLLGERENAVFVPEQAVVPMGGDKFVYRVVDGKAVLTKVRLGLRKEGRVEVVEGIGPEETVITAGQMKLFDGAPVMTVGATEAAPEKAPAGG, from the coding sequence ATGAAACATCGAGTTCGATGGAGTGGCATATTGAAGAAGATGGGGGCGTTCTTGACGGTGTTCCTGATTTTCGCCGGGTGCGGCGAGGGGGGGAAATCCGACGCCAAGCCGCCGCAGGCGGCCCCCGCCGCGGGTCCCCCGGCGATGCCGGTGGAGGCGGCGCGGGTCCAGACCGGAACGGGACGGTTGGAAGTCACCGCCGTCGGTTCCCTGGAAGCGAATGAATCGACGGTGATTCGGTCGGAGATCGCCGGCCGGATCACCGCTATCCGGTTCAAAGAAGGGGAGCGGGCGACGAAGGGGAGCGTTCTTCTCACGATCAACTCGGAGGAGTTCCAGGCCCAGCTCAATCAGATCAAAGCGGTCGTCGAGCTGAACAAGATGAACTTCGAGCGGGCGAAACAGCTGCGCCCGGAGGGGTTGATCGCCGAGCGGGCGTACGATGAGGCCGAATCGAGATTAAAGGAGTCGGAAGCGAGCCTCTCCCTCGCGCAGGTGCGCCTCGACAAATCGATCCTCCGCGCCCCTTTCAGCGGCCAACTCGGTCTCCGTCAGGTGAGTCCGGGCGACTTTGTTCAGCCGGGCCAGGCGATCGTCAATTTGGAAGATACCGATTCGATCAAGGTCGATTTCCGTGTCCCGGAGATCTACTTGAACCGGATCGAAGACGGCCAGTCGCTTCAAGTCGGGGTGGACGTCTATCCGAATCGGCTCTTCGAGGGGAAAATTTATGCGATCGACTCGCGGATTGACAATGCGACGCGGACCGTTCTCGTTCGCGCGCGGGTGCCGAATCCGGCGGGGGTGCTCCGTCCGGGGATGTTCGCCCGCGTGACGCTGCTCCTCGGCGAGCGGGAGAATGCCGTCTTCGTTCCCGAGCAGGCGGTGGTCCCGATGGGGGGGGATAAATTCGTCTACCGTGTGGTCGACGGAAAGGCGGTATTGACGAAGGTCCGCCTGGGGCTTCGGAAAGAGGGCCGGGTGGAAGTTGTCGAAGGGATCGGCCCGGAGGAGACGGTGATCACCGCCGGGCAGATGAAGCTCTTCGACGGCGCCCCGGTGATGACCGTGGGGGCCACAGAGGCCGCGCCTGAAAAGGCGCCGGCGGGAGGGTAG
- the ndk gene encoding nucleoside-diphosphate kinase — protein MAERTLSIIKPDAVSKNVIGEIIKRFESAQLKIVAIQMRHLTKKEAEAFYDVHRERPFFDSLATFMSSGPVVAMVLEGENAVAKNRTLMGATDPKKADKGTIRADFAGSIEANAVHGSDSSASAAVEIPFFFSRLDLVR, from the coding sequence GTGGCTGAGCGAACACTTTCGATTATTAAGCCGGATGCGGTGTCTAAGAATGTCATTGGAGAGATCATCAAGCGGTTTGAAAGCGCGCAACTCAAGATTGTCGCGATTCAGATGCGTCATTTAACGAAAAAGGAAGCGGAGGCGTTTTACGATGTCCATCGGGAGCGCCCCTTCTTCGATAGCTTGGCCACCTTTATGAGTTCGGGGCCGGTTGTGGCGATGGTGCTGGAGGGAGAAAACGCCGTTGCGAAGAATCGCACCCTGATGGGAGCGACCGATCCGAAGAAGGCCGATAAGGGAACGATCCGGGCCGACTTTGCAGGAAGCATTGAAGCAAATGCCGTTCATGGCTCCGATTCCTCCGCATCGGCGGCCGTTGAAATTCCTTTTTTCTTCAGTCGACTCGATCTCGTTCGTTGA
- the gcvH gene encoding glycine cleavage system protein GcvH, producing MIPENLRYHKEHEWVRAEGKKATIGISHFAQEALGDIVYLEIPKTGVNVQYGNEITEIESTKTTSPLYAPVGGKVVAVNEKLKEKPELINQDPYGEGWVVVIEMNDPKEVEKLMTAKEYDAFLQKEAH from the coding sequence ATGATTCCTGAGAATTTGCGTTATCATAAAGAACACGAGTGGGTCCGAGCGGAAGGAAAGAAGGCGACGATTGGGATTTCACATTTTGCTCAGGAGGCGTTGGGCGATATTGTTTATCTCGAGATCCCCAAAACGGGGGTGAACGTCCAATACGGAAATGAAATCACCGAAATCGAATCGACGAAAACGACCTCTCCGCTTTACGCGCCGGTCGGCGGTAAGGTGGTTGCCGTCAATGAGAAGCTGAAAGAAAAACCGGAACTGATCAACCAGGATCCTTATGGCGAAGGGTGGGTCGTGGTGATTGAGATGAATGATCCGAAAGAGGTCGAAAAGCTCATGACGGCGAAAGAATATGATGCGTTCCTTCAGAAAGAGGCTCATTAG